In Papaver somniferum cultivar HN1 chromosome 1, ASM357369v1, whole genome shotgun sequence, a genomic segment contains:
- the LOC113284013 gene encoding probable mediator of RNA polymerase II transcription subunit 26c produces MDLDEFRMILRKSGVDVWNFIDTAISVASLDYRDELKERRDGIVEKLYLPSNLSCRNCDNNDNEVLHRHSSPRVSNGGIQNRIVEKDFGNNHHHHHQEVDEGINKRVDSPYTPQSVDVDAFEGIFDDEQTRILDIKDHLEEPDQSEENLVHLLGSLADMDITFKALKETDIGRHVNRLRKNPSNEVRKLVKQLVRKWKELVDEWVKSNTPNGDGGGGGGGGSGGASTLIDEDSPVQNSHNQHKSNQNGHHHQVPDFAYSPNPNNGSSGSDKYNSEPERKVKTVPPRRDPPPKPSPHLSASSSAPIKQREQKVNLNDPKTLASATKRLQENYQEAQNAKKQRTIQVMNIHEIPKPKNSFFAKNKGGFQAKHW; encoded by the exons atggatttggatgaaTTTAGGATGATATTAAGGAAATCTGGAGTAGATGTATGGAATTTTATAGATACAGCAATATCTGTAGCTTCATTAGATTACAGAGATGAATtgaaagaaagaagagatggaATTGTTGAGAAGCTTTATTTACCTAGTAATTTAAGTTGTAGGAATTGTGATAATAATGATAATGAAGTTCTTCATCGTCATTCATCACCAAGAGTCAGTAATGGAGGAATTCAGAATAGGATTGTGGAGAAAGATTTTGGtaacaatcatcatcatcatcatcaggaaGTGGATGAAGGAATTAATAAGAGAGTTGATTCTCCTTACACTCCACAATCAGTTGATGTTGATGCTTTCGAAGGGATTTTTGATGACGAACAAACTAGAATTCTTGATATCAAAGATCACCTTGAAGAACCTGATCag TCTGAAGAAAATTTGGTTCATCTTCTTGGGAGTTTAGCAGATATGGATATTACATTCAAAGCTCTCAAG GAAACTGATATTGGGAGGCATGTGAATCGATTGAGGAAGAATCCATCTAATGAAGTTAGGAAATTGGTGAAACAATTAGTCAG GAAATGGAAGGAGTTAGTTGATGAATGGGTGAAGTCGAATACACctaatggtgatggtggtggtggcggtggcggtggtagtGGTGGAGCTTCTACACTTATTG ATGAAGATTCACCTGTTCAGAACAGCCATAATCAACATAAAAGCAATCAAAATGGTCATCATCATCAG GTTCCTGATTTTGCTTATTCTCCCAATCCTAACA ATGGAAGCTCTGGTTCTGATAAGTACAATTCTGAACCtgaaagaaaagtgaaaacagtTCCTCCAAGAAGAGACCCACCTCCTAAACCAAGTCCACACTTGtctgcttcttcttctgctccaatT aaacaaagagaaCAAAAGGTGAACCTAAATGATCCAAAGACATTAGCATCGGCAACAAAAAGACTTCAAGAGAATTATCAAGAAGCACAAAATG ctaaaaagcaaagaacaatTCAAGTGATGAACATACACGAGATACCGAAGCCAAAGAACTCTTTCTTTGCTAAGAACAAAGGCGGGTTTCAAGCTAAGCATTGGTGA